One window of Steroidobacteraceae bacterium genomic DNA carries:
- a CDS encoding ABC transporter ATP-binding protein, translated as MNPPDTDPLAIFRLEGLQKRYGTGPASVLALRGVDLTVQAGELIVLLGPSGSGKSTLLNILGGLDRPTAGTAYFRELDLGAATEQAITEFRRRNVGFVFQFYNLIPSLTARENVDLVTEVADDPMPTDEALALVDLTERASHFPAQLSGGEQQRVAIARAIAKRPTVLLCDEPTGALDVHTGIRVLAALVKANESLGTTTLLITHNADIARIGDRIVRFADGNIRSIESNATRQSPGDLRW; from the coding sequence GTGAACCCTCCCGACACCGACCCACTTGCAATCTTCAGGCTTGAAGGCCTGCAGAAGCGCTACGGCACGGGGCCAGCGTCAGTGCTGGCACTGCGGGGCGTCGATCTGACGGTGCAAGCCGGCGAACTCATCGTCCTGCTTGGACCCTCCGGGTCGGGCAAATCAACGCTCCTCAATATCCTCGGCGGGCTCGATCGCCCGACGGCTGGCACAGCCTATTTTCGCGAACTCGATCTCGGTGCGGCGACCGAGCAGGCCATTACCGAATTTCGGCGGCGCAATGTCGGCTTCGTATTTCAGTTCTACAACCTGATTCCGAGCCTGACAGCGCGCGAGAACGTCGATCTCGTCACCGAGGTGGCCGACGACCCCATGCCCACGGACGAAGCGCTCGCGCTGGTGGATCTCACCGAGCGCGCCAGTCACTTTCCGGCGCAGCTCTCGGGTGGCGAACAGCAGCGTGTCGCCATCGCCCGCGCTATCGCCAAGCGCCCCACCGTGCTGCTCTGCGACGAACCCACCGGCGCACTCGACGTGCACACGGGTATCCGTGTGCTCGCCGCACTCGTCAAGGCCAATGAGTCGCTCGGTACGACCACCCTACTCATCACCCACAATGCGGACATCGCCAGGATCGGCGATCGCATCGTGCGCTTCGCGGATGGCAACATCCGGTCCATCGAATCCAATGCGACGCGGCAGTCACCGGGAGATCTGCGTTGGTGA
- a CDS encoding DUF4258 domain-containing protein codes for MSATLKRIRALVAAGKVLISNHGYDELAADDIFVADVLAGLAAAQVVEDYPDATRGPSVLVLESDAVGDLFHAVWGIPQGKSEPAVLVTAYRPDPQLWVEGFLARRK; via the coding sequence TTGAGTGCCACACTTAAACGCATTCGTGCACTCGTCGCCGCAGGCAAGGTGCTCATTTCCAATCATGGCTATGATGAACTCGCCGCTGACGACATCTTTGTTGCAGACGTCCTGGCTGGCCTCGCGGCAGCTCAGGTAGTGGAGGACTATCCCGACGCTACACGCGGTCCCAGTGTGCTGGTGCTCGAATCTGACGCGGTAGGTGACTTATTTCACGCCGTTTGGGGCATTCCCCAAGGAAAATCTGAACCCGCGGTACTTGTTACCGCCTATCGGCCTGATCCACAATTGTGGGTGGAAGGCTTCCTTGCAAGGCGCAAATGA
- a CDS encoding helix-turn-helix transcriptional regulator: MSEFRSAKRRVKVSVGDSVRIVRELQELSQNQLAKLTGIPQTTISAIENGRVRLGVERAKVLARALKCHPAVLVFPGWESEEQSAA, from the coding sequence ATGAGTGAATTCCGATCCGCCAAGCGTCGTGTGAAAGTTTCCGTTGGCGACTCCGTGCGCATCGTTCGCGAGTTGCAGGAACTCAGCCAGAACCAGCTCGCCAAGCTCACCGGGATTCCCCAGACCACTATCTCGGCGATTGAGAACGGTCGCGTTCGCCTTGGCGTCGAGAGGGCCAAAGTTCTGGCTCGCGCATTGAAGTGCCACCCGGCCGTTCTGGTCTTCCCCGGCTGGGAGTCGGAAGAGCAGTCCGCGGCTTAA
- a CDS encoding FtsX-like permease family protein, translating into MTWLHVLDRKLLRDLSRMKLQAAAVGAVLACGVALFVMATGMYGSLARARDDYYDSGRMADLAASVVRAPQGLEREVANLPGVRAIEARVSGVGLLDLPGRAEPVSARLVSLPPDRAPRVNDIVLRQGRLPSPARGGEVLVNEAFAEANGLAPGDSLGALIYGKRREVTIVGIASSPEFVFAVAPGALLPEPERFGVVWMGREALGRAFDLDGAFNDLVLRTDPGANLRAVAANVDRVLARDGGRGAYGRDRMLSAQFLADELSSLRTMASVLPPFFLAVAAFLLNVSLSRLVATERANIGLMKSFGYRNAVIAGHYAKFGLGFALIGYVLGIIGGYWVGGVVADIYAKVYRIPGLAFDAGPGVYLAAMLVALLAALIGSAQAVWRSTRLPPAAALAPPAPAHFGRLGLSAEAATANLDGKTRMVARRILRYPRRSLTTLGGIALAMALLVTSRHFPLSMNHIVNVTFGLAQRMDVMVTFSEASDERILADLGRLPGVLKVEPLRGAEMIFEAGSHRQRNTVIGVPADASLNRVLDENLRAVAPRNDGLTLSENLANKLGVKLGDHVHMQATDGHRVALDLAVTAIVRPYLSAPAYIELDALGRLLREPGRVTAAYLLLDRRQREAFAARTKELPRIVSVSFTDNASASMRKLLNEGSGFFAGMFVLFSSLMAAGVAFSAARVTFAEQERDLATMRVLGFSRREASYVLLAELGGLLLLALPVGAVMGAVLARWLMAQFETELFNFPFVTSAAAYAVSALIVSLAVAVATLVVRQGIDRLDLVAVLKARE; encoded by the coding sequence ATGACATGGCTGCATGTCCTCGATCGCAAGCTGCTGCGCGATTTGTCGCGCATGAAGCTGCAAGCGGCGGCGGTCGGCGCGGTGCTCGCCTGTGGCGTGGCGCTCTTTGTCATGGCCACCGGCATGTACGGATCCCTGGCACGCGCCCGCGATGACTACTACGACAGCGGCCGGATGGCCGATCTTGCCGCGAGCGTTGTGCGCGCACCGCAGGGGCTTGAACGCGAAGTCGCGAATCTCCCGGGCGTACGGGCGATCGAGGCGCGGGTCTCCGGCGTGGGCCTGCTCGATCTGCCGGGTCGCGCCGAGCCGGTATCCGCCCGCCTCGTATCGCTGCCACCGGATCGCGCACCGCGGGTCAATGACATCGTGCTGCGGCAGGGGCGCTTGCCAAGCCCTGCGCGTGGCGGCGAGGTGCTCGTCAACGAGGCCTTTGCGGAAGCCAACGGCCTTGCACCCGGCGATTCCCTGGGTGCGCTCATTTACGGCAAGCGCCGCGAAGTGACCATTGTCGGCATTGCAAGCAGCCCGGAATTCGTGTTTGCGGTGGCACCGGGCGCGCTGCTTCCCGAACCGGAGCGTTTCGGCGTCGTCTGGATGGGCCGCGAGGCCCTGGGTCGCGCCTTCGATCTGGACGGCGCCTTCAACGATCTGGTGCTGCGTACCGACCCGGGCGCCAACCTGCGGGCCGTGGCCGCGAACGTCGACCGCGTGCTGGCGCGCGACGGTGGACGCGGCGCATACGGCCGTGACCGCATGCTCTCGGCGCAATTCCTGGCGGACGAACTGTCCTCGCTCCGTACCATGGCATCGGTGCTGCCGCCGTTCTTTCTGGCAGTCGCCGCGTTCCTGCTCAATGTGTCTCTGTCGCGGCTGGTCGCGACCGAAAGAGCCAACATCGGCCTGATGAAATCCTTCGGCTATCGCAATGCGGTGATCGCCGGACACTATGCCAAGTTCGGACTCGGCTTCGCCCTGATTGGATATGTGCTGGGCATCATCGGCGGCTATTGGGTCGGCGGCGTAGTGGCCGATATCTACGCCAAGGTGTACCGCATTCCCGGTCTCGCATTCGACGCCGGACCCGGTGTGTATCTTGCCGCCATGCTGGTCGCGCTGCTCGCGGCCCTGATCGGCTCCGCCCAGGCCGTTTGGCGCTCGACCCGTCTGCCGCCGGCGGCCGCACTGGCGCCGCCCGCACCCGCGCACTTCGGTCGGCTCGGACTTTCGGCTGAAGCCGCGACCGCGAACCTCGATGGCAAGACGCGCATGGTTGCGCGACGCATCCTGCGTTATCCGCGCCGCTCGCTCACGACGCTCGGCGGCATTGCGCTCGCCATGGCGCTGCTGGTGACGTCGCGCCACTTTCCGCTGTCGATGAATCACATCGTCAACGTCACCTTCGGCCTCGCGCAGCGCATGGATGTGATGGTGACTTTCTCGGAAGCGTCCGATGAGCGCATACTTGCGGATCTCGGCCGCCTGCCCGGAGTCCTGAAGGTGGAGCCCCTGCGCGGCGCCGAGATGATCTTCGAAGCGGGCAGCCACAGACAGCGCAATACGGTCATCGGCGTACCAGCCGATGCGTCGCTCAATCGCGTTCTCGATGAGAACCTGCGCGCCGTCGCGCCACGCAATGACGGCTTGACGCTATCGGAAAACCTCGCCAACAAACTCGGAGTAAAACTCGGCGATCACGTGCACATGCAGGCGACGGATGGACATCGCGTCGCCCTGGATCTCGCGGTAACGGCCATCGTCCGGCCCTATCTCAGCGCGCCGGCCTATATCGAGCTCGACGCACTCGGACGATTGCTCCGTGAGCCGGGACGCGTCACGGCGGCCTATCTGCTGCTCGACCGCCGGCAGCGCGAGGCCTTCGCTGCCCGTACCAAGGAACTGCCACGTATCGTATCCGTGAGCTTCACCGACAATGCCTCGGCGTCCATGCGCAAGCTTCTCAACGAAGGGAGCGGCTTCTTTGCCGGAATGTTCGTGCTGTTCTCGTCGCTGATGGCCGCTGGCGTCGCCTTCTCGGCTGCGCGCGTCACGTTTGCAGAACAGGAACGTGACCTCGCCACCATGCGCGTGCTGGGATTCAGTCGCCGCGAGGCCTCCTATGTCCTGCTGGCGGAACTCGGGGGGTTGCTGCTGCTCGCCCTGCCGGTCGGCGCCGTGATGGGTGCAGTGCTCGCACGTTGGCTCATGGCGCAGTTTGAAACAGAGCTGTTCAATTTTCCGTTCGTCACCAGTGCAGCGGCCTATGCCGTGTCGGCGTTGATCGTCTCATTGGCGGTTGCCGTGGCGACGTTGGTGGTGCGACAGGGAATCGATCGGCTCGATCTCGTGGCCGTACTCAAGGCGAGGGAATAA
- a CDS encoding DMT family protein: MRPALITVLLLLASNVFMTFAWYAHLKELAHKPWVVAAIISWGIALFEYLFQVPANRIGFGVMSVAQLKVIQEVITLTVFVPFALLYLKEPIKLDYLWAGFCILGAVYFIFRGQ, from the coding sequence ATGCGTCCTGCCTTGATCACAGTCTTGCTGCTACTCGCGAGCAACGTCTTCATGACATTCGCCTGGTACGCACATCTCAAGGAGCTCGCGCACAAACCATGGGTGGTGGCGGCAATTATCAGTTGGGGTATAGCCCTGTTCGAGTACCTGTTCCAGGTTCCCGCCAATCGAATCGGGTTCGGCGTCATGAGTGTTGCCCAGCTCAAGGTCATCCAGGAAGTCATTACACTGACGGTCTTCGTCCCATTCGCGCTCCTGTACCTCAAGGAGCCCATAAAGCTCGACTATCTTTGGGCTGGTTTCTGCATACTTGGGGCCGTGTACTTCATATTCCGTGGTCAGTGA
- a CDS encoding type II toxin-antitoxin system RelE/ParE family toxin codes for MFDDWILNLRDRRGRARILARLEAMENGHLGDVRNLGDGIREMRVHFGPGYRIYFAQKGRVLILLLCGGDKSTQARDIVKARRALADFGEE; via the coding sequence ATCTTCGACGACTGGATTCTGAACCTCCGAGACCGTAGAGGCCGCGCCCGAATTCTTGCGCGCCTCGAAGCGATGGAGAATGGACACTTGGGAGACGTACGGAACCTTGGGGACGGAATCCGCGAGATGCGTGTGCATTTTGGCCCTGGCTACCGCATCTACTTCGCGCAGAAGGGTCGGGTGTTGATCCTGCTTCTCTGTGGGGGCGACAAGTCAACGCAGGCGCGGGACATTGTGAAAGCGCGCCGTGCGCTGGCTGATTTTGGAGAGGAATGA
- a CDS encoding DUF1838 family protein has protein sequence MNSQLVSDLMIDRRALLKGAIALGASAAAPMAQAKTVRRSIDYTDPADNLYAFGKIWAGYDEPVIGCFHGLMYARFGDQRMIPVFGFAGTGVLLARQDGNGDLWLKSRETAYFTDLRTGDVLEHWYNPFTERTVEVYHFYNGALIGRIGKEIPRFFVGGDSDSPTLMNEGTAFPDAQGNFPFLLPFQFFGDDALLSWDYTHEYSNPVTVEGWPRSSTGPRVSPSEHFTFAVSRQALEDRDLPTVRSIAGFSRISQFWPFMEMGGTKFANGALFGRMFSHKGLNGFGDVQPKVLAYVEKHAPEMLEIPAGWEPQRDRLETWKAYAADVPPENPDYDWQPSSFRVPTGRGARSKPLP, from the coding sequence ATGAATAGCCAACTCGTTTCCGATCTCATGATCGATCGTCGTGCACTGCTGAAAGGAGCCATTGCGCTCGGCGCAAGTGCCGCGGCGCCGATGGCGCAGGCCAAAACCGTGCGCCGCTCCATCGATTACACCGATCCGGCGGACAACCTGTATGCGTTCGGCAAGATCTGGGCTGGCTACGATGAGCCTGTGATTGGCTGCTTCCATGGGTTGATGTACGCGCGCTTTGGCGACCAACGCATGATTCCGGTTTTTGGCTTCGCGGGTACGGGCGTGTTGCTGGCGCGCCAGGATGGCAACGGCGATCTTTGGCTGAAGTCCAGGGAGACCGCGTACTTTACCGACCTGCGAACCGGCGACGTACTGGAACACTGGTACAACCCATTTACAGAGCGGACGGTCGAGGTCTATCACTTCTACAATGGCGCACTCATTGGCAGGATCGGCAAGGAGATTCCACGCTTCTTCGTTGGCGGCGACAGCGATTCACCGACGCTCATGAACGAAGGCACGGCATTTCCCGACGCGCAAGGCAACTTCCCCTTCCTGTTGCCTTTCCAGTTTTTCGGCGACGACGCACTGCTCAGCTGGGACTACACGCATGAATATTCCAACCCGGTGACCGTCGAGGGTTGGCCGCGCTCATCGACGGGACCGCGAGTGTCGCCATCCGAGCACTTTACGTTCGCGGTTTCCCGGCAGGCGCTCGAGGATCGCGATCTACCCACCGTACGATCGATTGCGGGCTTCTCGCGTATTTCGCAGTTCTGGCCTTTCATGGAAATGGGCGGAACGAAATTTGCGAACGGCGCATTGTTTGGCCGCATGTTCAGCCACAAGGGCCTGAATGGCTTTGGTGACGTCCAACCCAAAGTGCTGGCATATGTCGAAAAACACGCACCGGAGATGCTCGAGATCCCCGCGGGCTGGGAGCCACAACGCGACCGACTCGAGACCTGGAAAGCTTACGCCGCGGACGTACCGCCGGAAAATCCGGACTATGACTGGCAACCGTCCAGTTTCCGGGTGCCGACCGGACGCGGTGCACGCAGCAAGCCATTGCCGTAG
- a CDS encoding efflux RND transporter periplasmic adaptor subunit, translating into MALDEYNKRSRRIRGAWIGAALVVALVLGWGLMPRPAEVDTAVLDRGNVHEDIVDEGRTRMHDIYVISAPVSGQLLRVDVEPGDRVKAGDILARMTQAAAGFLDTRSDQQARAAVNASEAQLRAAETQLELAGREHQRTRELAAQNLVSAAAVDNSQAQLDAARAARDAARAELQRARSALQPPGRADGSNVLVRAPINGDVLTVAQKSEAVVPVGTPILQLGDPTHIEVVAEFLSQDAVRMRPGQRAQIENWGGPGLPARVDRIEPVAHLKISALGVEEQRTNVILQFDDTEAARRFGHDFRVDARVTVAEAPDALRVPLGALFRDGEQWAVYRVLDGRAELTHVETGIADADYRAVTSGLAAGDVVIMFPAGQISDGKRVKQRTTNPGNNE; encoded by the coding sequence ATGGCATTGGATGAGTACAACAAACGTTCGCGGCGCATTCGCGGTGCCTGGATCGGCGCTGCCTTGGTGGTTGCACTCGTGCTCGGCTGGGGCCTGATGCCACGGCCGGCCGAGGTGGACACGGCCGTGCTGGATCGTGGCAACGTGCACGAGGATATCGTGGACGAGGGACGCACGCGCATGCACGACATCTACGTAATTTCGGCGCCCGTCTCCGGACAGCTGCTGCGCGTCGACGTGGAGCCAGGCGATCGCGTCAAGGCAGGTGACATCCTGGCGCGCATGACACAGGCTGCCGCTGGCTTTCTGGACACGCGGTCCGATCAGCAAGCCCGTGCCGCGGTCAATGCCAGCGAAGCACAACTGCGCGCAGCCGAAACGCAGCTCGAACTGGCGGGTCGCGAACACCAGCGCACGCGCGAGCTGGCCGCCCAGAACCTGGTCTCCGCGGCCGCAGTGGACAACAGCCAGGCGCAACTGGATGCAGCGCGAGCCGCGCGCGATGCGGCCAGGGCAGAATTGCAACGCGCGCGCAGTGCCCTGCAACCGCCTGGTCGCGCCGACGGCAGCAATGTTCTGGTGCGTGCACCGATCAACGGCGATGTGCTCACCGTGGCGCAGAAAAGCGAGGCCGTCGTGCCCGTCGGCACGCCCATTCTGCAGTTGGGCGATCCCACGCACATCGAGGTGGTCGCCGAATTCCTGTCGCAGGACGCCGTGCGCATGCGGCCTGGCCAGCGGGCGCAGATCGAGAACTGGGGCGGTCCGGGACTACCCGCACGCGTTGACCGCATCGAGCCGGTGGCGCACTTGAAGATTTCCGCGCTGGGTGTCGAGGAGCAGCGCACCAATGTCATCCTGCAGTTCGACGATACGGAAGCCGCGCGCCGCTTCGGTCATGACTTTCGGGTCGACGCCCGGGTCACGGTGGCGGAAGCACCCGATGCGTTGCGCGTACCGCTCGGCGCGCTGTTCCGGGATGGCGAACAATGGGCGGTCTACCGCGTTCTTGATGGCCGGGCGGAGCTGACGCACGTCGAGACGGGCATCGCCGACGCGGACTATCGCGCGGTCACAAGTGGCCTGGCCGCCGGCGATGTCGTTATCATGTTTCCGGCGGGACAGATCAGCGACGGCAAGCGCGTCAAACAACGCACAACAAACCCGGGCAACAATGAATAG
- a CDS encoding RidA family protein, protein MSRRVIATSNAAKAPPTYSQAVVAAGLIFVSGTAPNDPTNGAIVGTTIQEQTRQCLKNISAILEAAGSSLEKIVSATVVLANEDDFSGMNEEWLKWFPRDPPARQGAKLPARIPGLKVSIAAIAEV, encoded by the coding sequence ATGTCTCGCCGAGTCATCGCTACTAGCAACGCTGCGAAGGCACCACCCACTTATAGTCAGGCCGTGGTGGCTGCGGGGCTCATTTTTGTTTCAGGCACGGCACCCAATGACCCAACTAACGGGGCAATCGTCGGCACTACGATCCAGGAGCAGACGCGGCAGTGCCTCAAGAACATTTCCGCCATCCTTGAAGCCGCTGGAAGTTCCCTCGAGAAAATCGTCAGTGCTACGGTGGTACTTGCAAATGAAGATGACTTTTCAGGCATGAACGAGGAGTGGCTCAAGTGGTTTCCGAGAGATCCTCCCGCACGGCAGGGCGCAAAGTTGCCGGCCCGGATTCCCGGTCTGAAAGTGTCAATTGCTGCGATTGCGGAAGTCTGA
- a CDS encoding DUF1697 domain-containing protein, with translation MIRGGFFTRRPNARPIWRRTGQGVPTTMYTHVVLLRGVNVGKAKRVPMADFKALLLALGCNEVQTLLNSGNAVVAMPKVSAATLSDETAAALHDKFGFDVPVVVKSIADFRAIFAGNGLVSESSDPSRVLVAFAQTATTLKGLAEISKIVRPPDQFLMGKKAAYLTCPNGILKSSAAIALLGKAGQAVTTRNWATVLKLHDAATVPRI, from the coding sequence ATGATTCGCGGGGGATTTTTTACCCGGAGACCTAATGCTCGCCCCATTTGGCGTCGCACTGGCCAAGGTGTTCCAACCACGATGTACACACATGTAGTCCTTCTTCGGGGCGTCAACGTTGGCAAGGCCAAGCGCGTTCCCATGGCGGACTTCAAGGCGCTGCTCCTCGCGCTTGGCTGCAATGAGGTGCAGACCCTGCTCAATAGCGGCAATGCTGTCGTGGCCATGCCCAAAGTATCAGCCGCTACCCTGTCTGACGAGACCGCTGCGGCACTTCACGACAAGTTCGGATTCGACGTCCCGGTCGTTGTGAAGTCGATCGCAGATTTTCGAGCAATCTTCGCAGGCAATGGACTTGTATCGGAATCATCCGACCCCTCCCGTGTGCTGGTGGCGTTCGCACAGACGGCAACCACCCTCAAGGGCCTGGCGGAGATCTCCAAGATCGTTCGTCCACCAGACCAGTTCCTGATGGGCAAGAAGGCGGCCTACCTCACTTGCCCGAACGGCATACTCAAAAGTTCGGCCGCTATTGCGCTGCTGGGTAAAGCGGGGCAAGCCGTTACTACCAGAAACTGGGCCACCGTACTCAAACTTCACGATGCGGCGACGGTCCCAAGGATCTGA
- a CDS encoding DUF1801 domain-containing protein — protein MPRPEDTKSYNQSLSLRYRKIGDLLASEIDANLRGAENKIWHGHPVWFIDGNPIVGYSELKDCVRLLFWSGQSFEDASLKREGKFKAAEIRFTSVEDVCTKDLARWLEKARKIQWDYKNLVKRKGRLERLK, from the coding sequence ATGCCAAGACCCGAAGATACCAAGTCGTATAACCAGTCCCTGTCGCTACGTTACAGGAAGATTGGCGACCTTTTGGCAAGCGAAATCGACGCAAATCTCCGAGGCGCAGAAAACAAGATCTGGCACGGACATCCAGTCTGGTTTATCGACGGTAACCCAATCGTGGGCTATAGCGAGCTGAAGGACTGCGTACGACTTCTCTTTTGGAGCGGACAGTCTTTTGAAGATGCAAGCCTCAAAAGGGAAGGCAAATTCAAAGCCGCCGAGATTCGCTTTACGTCTGTCGAAGACGTTTGCACGAAGGACCTGGCCCGTTGGTTGGAGAAAGCTCGAAAAATCCAGTGGGACTACAAGAATCTGGTCAAACGAAAGGGGCGCCTTGAACGTCTGAAGTAA
- a CDS encoding type II toxin-antitoxin system RelE/ParE family toxin — protein MASYSLLIKPSAGKELAALGSKTDRQKIIAKVQALAADPRPRGSEKLAGYSDRYRIRQGNYRVVYLIDESASTVTIYKIGHRREVYR, from the coding sequence GTGGCCTCATATAGCCTTCTGATCAAGCCTTCCGCGGGGAAGGAGCTTGCAGCGCTCGGCTCCAAGACGGATCGCCAGAAGATCATTGCCAAAGTTCAGGCTCTCGCCGCAGACCCTCGACCGCGCGGATCCGAGAAGCTCGCGGGCTACTCTGATCGCTATCGCATCCGGCAGGGCAATTATCGCGTCGTCTATTTGATCGACGAATCCGCCAGCACAGTGACGATCTACAAGATCGGGCACCGCCGAGAGGTTTACCGATGA
- a CDS encoding type II toxin-antitoxin system RelE/ParE family toxin, with protein sequence MIQSFRHKGLRRFHETGSSAGIQPKHAKRLRMLLVALDTAQTIDDMDVPGFNLHPLKGQAKGRWSVWVNGNWRVTFKFREGHAHVLDYEDYH encoded by the coding sequence ATGATCCAGTCCTTCCGGCACAAGGGCTTGCGCCGTTTCCACGAGACCGGAAGTTCTGCTGGGATTCAACCGAAGCACGCGAAGCGCTTGCGAATGTTGTTAGTAGCGCTGGATACGGCGCAGACCATCGACGATATGGATGTTCCGGGTTTCAATCTGCACCCCCTGAAGGGTCAGGCCAAGGGTCGGTGGTCGGTTTGGGTGAACGGCAACTGGCGTGTCACTTTCAAATTTCGAGAAGGGCACGCCCATGTATTGGACTACGAGGACTACCACTAA
- a CDS encoding putative addiction module antidote protein, which translates to MAKFKRFDISAYLDDDEVIAEFLTAALEDPNPDVFLSAVGKVAKARGMTAIAEQSGLGRESLYKALSPGSKPRYDTVLKVLQSLGVKLTVSAA; encoded by the coding sequence ATGGCAAAGTTCAAGCGGTTCGATATCAGCGCCTACCTCGATGATGATGAGGTCATTGCCGAGTTTTTGACCGCAGCCCTCGAAGATCCGAATCCGGACGTCTTTCTGTCCGCAGTAGGCAAGGTCGCCAAGGCACGTGGTATGACGGCTATCGCCGAGCAGTCTGGTCTCGGTCGAGAAAGTCTCTATAAGGCGCTTTCGCCGGGGTCAAAGCCGCGGTACGACACGGTGCTGAAGGTACTGCAGAGCCTCGGCGTCAAGCTTACGGTTTCTGCGGCCTAA
- a CDS encoding VOC family protein — protein MIAGAKYGHTNLIAKDWKALSRFYQELFGCVPVPPVRDFKGPDLERGTGIPGAELRGEHLRLPGHGPEGPTLEIFNYNILKEAPNAAVNRPGFGHIAFVVDDVAAAREAILAAGGRPVGEMVTLTNALGKKLTWVYVTDPEGNILEIQSRPK, from the coding sequence ATGATCGCTGGAGCAAAATACGGACACACGAACCTCATCGCAAAAGACTGGAAGGCACTCTCTCGGTTCTACCAGGAATTGTTTGGATGCGTGCCCGTGCCGCCGGTGCGCGACTTCAAGGGGCCGGATCTGGAACGCGGCACGGGGATACCGGGCGCGGAATTGCGCGGCGAACATCTGCGCCTACCGGGGCACGGCCCAGAAGGGCCAACGCTCGAGATTTTCAATTACAACATCCTCAAAGAAGCACCAAACGCGGCAGTAAATCGACCCGGGTTCGGTCACATCGCCTTCGTAGTAGATGACGTGGCAGCAGCGCGTGAGGCCATACTCGCCGCTGGAGGTCGACCGGTCGGTGAAATGGTCACGCTCACGAACGCGCTGGGAAAAAAGCTCACGTGGGTTTACGTTACAGACCCGGAGGGCAACATACTAGAAATCCAGTCACGGCCGAAGTGA
- a CDS encoding ribbon-helix-helix domain-containing protein, producing MSTPKRATVYFDPEVHKALRLRAAANDRSISDMVNDAVRASLAEDAADLAAFNKRKNERSTSFDSFVQGMKRRGLI from the coding sequence ATGAGCACCCCGAAGCGCGCGACGGTCTATTTCGATCCAGAGGTCCACAAGGCCTTGCGGCTACGCGCGGCAGCAAACGATCGATCCATCTCGGATATGGTCAATGACGCCGTGCGGGCCTCACTGGCGGAGGATGCGGCTGACCTTGCTGCCTTCAACAAGCGCAAGAATGAGCGCAGTACGTCATTTGACAGCTTCGTGCAGGGCATGAAGCGCCGTGGCCTCATATAG
- a CDS encoding HigA family addiction module antitoxin, protein MAMHNPPHPGEFISEVYLEPNGITGRQLAAMLGVSASTLNRILTCKSGISPEMALRLSKCIGRTPESWLAMQHNHDLWQAKKRVNLKGVQTLNVGAA, encoded by the coding sequence ATGGCCATGCACAATCCCCCGCATCCGGGCGAGTTCATTTCCGAAGTCTATTTGGAGCCCAATGGCATTACCGGACGGCAATTGGCCGCAATGCTTGGCGTGTCCGCATCGACGCTTAATCGGATTCTGACATGTAAGAGTGGCATCAGTCCTGAGATGGCATTGCGGCTATCGAAGTGCATTGGCCGCACACCAGAGAGCTGGCTCGCCATGCAGCATAACCACGACTTGTGGCAGGCCAAAAAGCGCGTGAATCTGAAGGGCGTCCAAACATTGAATGTGGGTGCGGCCTAA